The region GAAAGACGTTGGACCATCAGAGACTTGTGGGACTTAtgtaacacccccccccccctcccccctcaaaaaaataaaaataaaatctgagcCCATGAAGTATTACATAACTGATCGTCTGCTTTGCCAACACATGCCGTCTGTTTCCAAGctaaccagtgtgtgtgtgtgtgtgtgtgtgtgtggacgccATTATTACAAAGAGAACACGGTTCTACAAGAGCTTCTTTCCAGCCGCAGTGAGACTTTTGGCCAAAACTAAATGAACTATTCTGCTTGGGTCTGTGTAATGTAACACATATGTGCAATATACCTGTGCAtcttctgtatttatttaataataattgtgcattttaatattttagaaggGGCTGTCTTCAGGGGCAAATGGCAATATGCAATTATATTTTTGGCAAGTTTAGGAATGcaattttatttactttttatttgtactttttaatggttttgtgcaatgttattcatttataatgttaatgctttgtgtgtctttttaaacttGACTTTCTAGGTAACAACCGCACAAGAGTTCCTATGTGTGCAAacacaaatggcaaataaagtTCTTGATTCTTGTTGTTATTAGTTCACGGTAGACCCAGAGAAGAAGATGGCTGTACTACACCATCACTTCATCAGGCACCCTGTCAGGATGCTGGGAGACAGTCCAGACTCCTCCGTCTCCATGTTGGGTGAGAGAGGATCACACTGTGCAAGTAGACTTCCTTAGTCTCCTATTTAGAGCTCATTCCTGGCAATGACTTTATATTTAGAGCCATATCTCTACATGTTTCCCATTTCATGCTAACATCATCACAACGATAATGTTAACATGCTTCTTCTTTAACTATtgtatttaaccctcatgttgtcNNNNNNNNNNNNNNNNNNNNNNNNNNNNNNNNNNNNNNNNNNNNNNNNNNNNNNNNNNNNNNNNNNNNNNNNNNNNNNNNNNNNNNNNNNNNNNNNNNNNcatgttgccctcatgttgccctcatgttgccctcatgttgtcctcatgttgtcctcatgttgtccccttgttgtcctcatgttgtccccttgttgtcctcatgttgtccccttgttgtccccttgttgtcctcatgttgtcctcatgttgtcctcatgttgtcctatatctaTGTTctttgtaattccccaaaataacatgattgattccacccaacgctctttgccaattacaaatctctactttcattaattttagtctcaataattcctaatttctgcttttctaactccaaaattaggtataattttctataaatgagatttattgaccataaaatcaCATGTTATCTTTAATTacatgtttcccttttttattttcattaactgCATAAAGCAAAGTGAACAACTAGTTAAAAGTTTTGATTGAATGATACTTTTAAAGAATCCCTCATATCTGTTTAAATTGTCCCTTTTTCCAGATTTTCCTGAAGCATGGAGCGAAGTTAACACACTGCGTCTGGCGTATAGCACaccaaaggtgtgtgtgtgtgtgtgtgtgtgtgtgttaaaaccaGTCCCTGATacagacagaggaaaaagaTATACTAGTTGTCTTTAATgttgctgtctgtctgcaggaaGGACAGGTCCGATACTTTCTCTTTGCACTGTCGAGTCGCAGGAAGGCCTACAGCCACTTCTACTGCCGGAGCAACAGCATGGTGAGCTTTAACACTGGTTTCAAAAACCGTTTCcttaaaagtgtgttcagtaTGTTCAGAAGCACTTtgccatcttgtaattttggagccagagtcGGGCTAACCCTAACCACAGCTTTCATGACGTTTTACCctgttttttaaagcatcaaatAACGGATAAAAACCCAAACGCAACACTAACATGAGGGCCGGCGTGTGGGCATGCGTGACAAGCGTAGTGATAGACTTAGtgttgactttagaccaggtttttgttggacAATGGTGCGATCACTTTCCGCTTCATCAAGAAAGCAatatgcccagaatgcacctgaacacacctccctgtaagaccaggacacacagaatgcacctgaacacacctccctgtaagaccagcgcgcccagaatgcacctgaacacacctccctgtaagaccagNNNNNNNNNNNNNNNNNNNNNNNNNNNNNNNNNNNNNNNNNNNNNNNNNNNNNNNNNNNNNNNNNNNNNNNNNNNNNNNNNNNNNNNNNNNNNNNNNNNNccagaatgcacctgaacacacctccctgtaagaccagcacacccatgggggCACAGATGGGCACAGGtgtatttgctatttaaaacaACGCGGCACTGGGGGGATATTGacaactgcgttggtcttaaactatcaaagacacttgcgttgggctttgcACCGCACCGGGTGCAAAGTAGGGTCCATAGAGTCAAGACATCAACCCCGGGTTTGAACTACAATCTTTGCAATGCCCCCATGTTCCCCGGCAATTGTTAGACTTCCGAATCGCCACCCACGTCCTTCATTTGTTTAGTAATCCATAGAAATGCATATATATGAATGAGTGAAGTAAAATGAAACGACAGTTGAGTCTGACTAGCAGGCTACCAGTTTGCTGTTTAGGATTTAAGAGCAAAAACATAAAGCATAAACCAGATCTGTACTATTCTCAAAGTTTAATCCTGAATCACGTCATTGTTGCCCAACAGGAGATGACTAGCTGGGTGTACGGCTGCATGCACAAGAATGGGTCTTCATGGCAAGTGTATATAATAGTTTATATCTCATTCCCTGGCACCCATCCTCAATCAACATCTTAGATTTTCTGCTATTTGTTGTCACGGAGAAGTTGTGATGTCTCTTGTGGTTCTAATAAAAACAGTAGAGACtctttatttgtgctttttttggaTTTTCCAGTGTGCGTGCAGTGGATCTGTCCATGGGAACTGAGCTCCTGCCACCATACAAGGTAATTCTCCTGTGAAGAGACACCGTCCAGTCCAGGGTGAGTACTGGTTGCTCATCCCTGTCTGTTGTCCTCCCCAGGTCCTGGTTCTGAGTCTCAGTGACTTGTCTTTGGTTACTCATCTGGTTGTTTCGGCCTCCAACCTCAACGGCAAACAGGTACATTGAAAATGAGAACTCACTACTCTCTGACTATAAgatgcttctctctctccattctgTCTAGGTTAATCTTGCTTTTCTCCCATAAGGGaacatatcaatgttctttttaattccccaaaataacatgattgattccacccaacgctctttgccgagtacaaatctctactttcattaattttggggcgacttattcaattttatagcattgtaaaacaaatggaagtgtttttgaaatagtattgagtaaaagttgacatattccagtctgtgattatcatcaacatccattcctttaattttagtctcaataattcctaatttctgcttttctaactcaaacattaggtataatttcctatgaatgaggtttattgaacataaaatcctcaaaaaactgtgaaactacagttaataagttagtgttactaGAAAAAagacgtcaaaagtgttgaaaaaagggacaaaaacgtgagaaaatgttgaaaacatagATTAAAaccgtcaacaaaagtgttaattttcagttttacgtgaagacaacacaagggttaagcccGCCAACATCTTTCAATTAGAAAAGTACATCTAGGAATGCCATTAGTTGGACatgtatttggtcataaaccaatgTTATGACCTGTTAtgacctgatgatgatgatgataatgatgatgaggCCAAGTGGGGtggcctttggtgtgggagtcCTGGGATCGAGTCCCACTGCACccaccaatgtgtccctgaacaaAATCAAGAATTTTAAGCATCAGCTATGGAACTTTTGTAAGAAATGGTTTTGTTCCTGGCTTTAGTCGGGTCCCAAATAGCTAGCTGttataaatttatatttttaatatatatataaatatatagtaattgaaagtcactttggataaaagcgtccgCTAAACGACatgtaataaaagtaataataataataacaaagtcCGTCTGGAAACCATGAATGCAACATGTTCAGTCTGGGTTTGTGGAATATAAAAGCCTGAGAGAGAAATGATACTTTCTGCATCCCTGAATACGCCATGGTCCGGGTGTTGTACATTTTGCCATCAGAACGTATGACATAGTTGCATCCCGTAGCAATGAGAGAGTTTACGTCTCATTTGATAACAGCTAGCTATTTGGGACCAGGCTAAAGCCAGGAACAAAAGCATACAGCTTACAAAAGTTCCATAGCTGATGCTTAAAATGCTTGATTTTGCAGCAATGTAACATCTCAGCTGTCTCTGCCTTTGTCTGTTATTGAGTGTCCTGTACCCAGCATGCCATTCTGCGGGGTAACAGTTAATGGGGGTCCCCTCTCCGTACACTACACGGTGTGCACATAACTCCAACCAAAGAACAGACAGACACTCCTTTGATTTTAGATCTTAGATGTTGATTTAAACAGATGACACAGCAGTGTTTGTCCGGTCCACAGTTCACGGTGGAGTGCGAGTGGCAGAGACAAGAATCTCAGACGGTGTCTGTCTCAGCGCCACATGTCCTGTCCTTCGGTGAGTTGTGTTCATACCGATTCTCTAGAAATTAGGATAGAAAAAGCACATTCCTGTTTCAGTAACTGTTGGTTTTCCAGGTTTGACTGTCAGCGATGTTTCGGTCAACTCGTCTGGACTCCTCCACACCATCGAGCTGGAGAACTTCGACCAGGTAGCTGTCTTTGTTTCATTAGGGGCCTGCTGGACTCAGCATCTCTGTCCCTACTGTGTCACTACATGTTCAAGTccaagacctttatttgtccccgagGGACGATTCactttgctgcagtagcaagaagttgacatacagtacatgacgaCAAAGACGACAACATTGAGTAAAAATACAGGATCAGACCAGATGGGGAAATAATAGCTCAACATTATAAGTTTAAGTCCTAGTGTCTTATGTGCAGACGTCACCTAGTCTTTAGAGTTAATCAGAGAGAGGGCAGAGGGGACGAAGGAGAGTTTCTATCTATTTGTTTTGGTGGCTGACTGAAGCAGGAACCGGAGAGCAGCATCTTAAATCCTGCATTGGGGGCGTGATAACTATCGGCCATGATGGATTCTACCTTATTAACCACACGTCTATTGTCCAGATCTGCTGGTGTCATCTGCTGAATCCCAGTGATTCTGCTGCTAACTTTACTCACCAttgctaatgtgtttttttgttttaaactcaGAGAAGCATACCAGCAAATATGTGAAAAAGTAAAGACGATTCAATAAAAGATTTGTAAAACCGCGTCATCAGGGATCTGTCCACTAGCTTTCTCAGACAGAAGAGACGCTGCTGACAGTGAACCCCTCTGTGTCTCCAGGTCTACCAGGCACTCAGAATTAATGTGGCGAGCCAGTGCAAAGTACATCAAGGTGAGTTTGTCTGATGCAAAGGTaaacacatgtgcacatgttAAGAGAAGTAATAATGATcttgtgctgtgtgtctgtctgcagataGACTGCCCAACGTGTACAGAATAAATGTACCATGGTTTCGAGAGGACTCTTTAACCACGGCCAGGTCAGTTGTGGCCGTGCCTGTCTCTAAAGATTAAGACATATtatgtttcagttgtttttgtttttgtttcagtgattacacacattacacacaggcctgaaatacacacacaagcccaGGCCGTCTCCATGCACTCATGGAGCGATGTCAGACTGTCACGCTACTTGTTCTTGATATAACTTTTCATATTCACTGTTTCCTTCATGACTTGATGTGGTGTGTCTGTTAGTGTGCCATCAGTGACTGAGATCTCAGGGATGCTCCACACGAGTCGTCCAGACAACGCCTCAGGTGTCCTCCTTCAGCTCCACACTGCCCCCAACTGCCAGTATAAGGTACTAGCCTTCAGCCGTACCCCTATTTTCCACCGGGCATGTCTACGCGAGGTTCCGGATGCAACGCGGATCccacaaccaatcacagccattTAATGCTTGATGTTCCACAATACGCGGCATGACGCGCCCCAGAAGACAAAGTGAAACAGCAGGGAAGTAGGAAAGGGAAACAGCAATGCTATCCAGTCCGTCCCCCCAAAATATCGTAAATGTCTCCTCTACAAAACCATGCACGGGGAGAGATTCCTCTTGGAGGTgaagaaacacaacagacaaGAAGACATCTCAGATCTTTTTGTATTTAAGGACAACACCAgaaaagagagtgtgtgtaggAGTGCTTAgagtggaaggtagatactAGCTTAATAAACACTTGATTGTTTAGTAAAGTAGAGACAGTATAATCTGCGAGTCTTGCAAGCAAGACGCTCTGCTTCCAAAACCCTCCCGGTGTGGTATGGcgtgctgcggaggaaggtaCAGAACCAGAGCCCAGCGCAGACATGCCCAGCAGGAAACTGGGGTTATCCATTCTGCACATCCTGATGACGATTCATCACGACAAACGTGGTTTTATCATCAATAACATGACGTGAAATACATGGTGTTTACCTTGTGATTTCACCCTCAGGTGTCAATAAGGACGTCATTACCCAGGGTGCTGGGACAGGTACAGCgttcttgtttttatcttttctctttgttttgtttaaatggaaACAGTCTTATGAATGTTATGTTATCCTCTTTATGAACAGACAGTGATCCAACCGGGAAAATGTCACCAGGTCTGATTTGCTCTCTCCTATGTGCCAGATACTGAGGTTCTGTGGGCCCCTGGTGCCAGTGTACACCGCTGTAACCCTCCTCCTGGCATGTGGGGGGCAGCTGTCCTCCATCCTGGACTCGAGGCGAGCGGCAGGCATGAGCCAGGTGGTGGCCAAAGGCCTGCAGCCTCATAAAGTCAACCTGCTCGTCTATATTCTGCACCTGTTACTCAGGTAGGCTGTTGAGTTCAAGCGTGATCTTTCGTTCTTGACTTTGGGAACAGTAGTTAATAACTCCTTGTCTTTTAACTATTCTTTAGTCGTTGTTCTGGAGTTTGGAGATTTTATGAAAATCCCTGAATGATCTCAAACCCcattatgatttattttctccTATTAATCTTCCTCTCAGATGTAACTGGTTTCAAGAGATCTGGTCAGTTCTTTACCTCCCCCCTATGGACGCCCTCCCCCCGACCACCCCCGATGCAACATTTCACGAGGGTGTGGTACCAGTGGAAGAGTGGCCCCACCTCCTGTCCCCTCTGCTGTACATATTAGGGGCAGCTGTTGCATTCTGGGGCAGCGCCCTGCTCCGTCTCGTCATGCGACTGATCTCACTGATATTAGCTCCCCTACACAGGTACGGTTGGACATTTAAACAACTAGCTATGTGATTTGAAACTGTAACTGGATGGTCTTTAGGCACTCTGTACCTCCACATCCATTCTTAACCGTCTCGTCAAAAATGTAAGTGTAGACCTCCTTTTCCGTGCAGACCGTCTGTGTCCAGAGACTGTGGCACTGTGTCGCTGCGGAGCCAGGTCCTCATCACGCTCGGTCTGGCTGTTGTGGGGGGGCTGTCCTGTGGGCCGTTGTCCATCTCTGCTGCCTTTCTGCTCCACCTTTACAGGGTGAGTCTTGGAGCACGGTAATACAGATGATGCCCTTTCCCAGTTATTTAACAGAGTAAACCGGCTGAGATCCAGTATTGTAATAAGTCAATGTAAGAGAGAGTAAACCAGCTGAGATCCAGTATTTTAATAAGTCAATGTNNNNNNNNNNNNNNNNNNNNNNNNNNNNNNNNNNNNNNNNNNNNNNNNNNNNNNNNNNNNNNNNNNNNNNNNNNNNNNNNNNNNNNNNNNNNNNNNNNNNATCCAGTATTGTAATAAGTCAATGTAAGAGAGAGTAAACCGGCTGAGATCCAGTATTGTAATAAGTCAATGTAAGAGAAAGTAAACCAGCTGAGATCCAGTATTGTAATAAGTCAATGTGAGGTGTGGTCCTCTGTGTAGTACGTATTTATTTTCTAGATGTATGGCTGTTGTCTTGTATAACATGTGTGttgcatgctgctgctgcacaacaaaaTTGCCCCTCAGGGATAATTAAGACTCCTTGGACCTTGAACCTTGACGCTGTTTATCCCTGACTACACACATGTGTCTTTGTTTGAATCTGCATGTTCAGGTGCTGAGGTTACAGATGACAGAGCGCTCCTTGAGCCACATGTTGAATCTGGTaagacttttagttttttaagtaatgtgtgatatgtgttctgcatggaaaaaaaagttaaaacaggaAACGTAGAAGGGGAATTtcacattttaacccttgtgttgtcctctggtcaaattgacccgtttcaaagtgttttatatcagaaatatggatttctttcaaccaaattgcccaaaaataacatggatgatttcATACTTTCTTCAGGTGACATTAATGATGacttttattgaattatttgggtgttttactAAATCTTATAGcctttgaattcttttttttaagggcTTCAAAACAGTATCAAACTaccagtcaaaataattcataatatctgcctttttaactaaaaacgtgtGTATAATGTGATAGTGAGGTTTgatgaccatgaattccaagaataagtgtaaaaccttttactaaaccagctcaggtttaaaaaataaaaaatgccaaaagctggaaaaagtgacaaaaacatgttcattttcaattttgacctggaaggacacaTTCATGGTTAACGTTTTAACTTCAATAAATGCATCATCTTTcaaaaagtcaatgagtaatcatgttaaataatcgtgatttcaatattgaccaaaatataaatgttatctCCTGACCGAGCAGCACGAGTATAACGGTTGCTAGTGATGTTAATGCAGAGCCAGCGTTCAATATCTATTCCAGTTTCATTTCCacctggaaaaaagaaagagtttgtcacttttctgcAGGTACCTCGGAAGAACAAAGAAGTTGAGAACGGCACAGTGGACGCCGAACCCCCGACCAAGTCTAAAGAATGTAATGGCGCCCCCCTGCTGTCTGAGTGTGCTCTGCAGGAGGTGAGGGACGACCTGCAGCTCCACCTCTGCCTATCGGCGCTTTTCACGCTACCCGTCATGCTCATCGCACCCTCGCTCATCCACTGGATCCGCAACCTGAGGTACAGCACTGAGATGTAGTATAAGTACGTGAGAGGCCGAGCACTTGCACAGCTGAGGTGTCTTTGAGCAAGACCCCCAAGGCTGTGTTTAGGAAAAAGTGCGCCCCATATTTAAGCGTGGTAATTAGTGCTATGCATCTGTCTAGAACGATGCTAATTTCTACATCTACAAAAACAGAACGGCCACAGCAACCTCTGGTTAAGTACCTGATTAGTCTTGACCAATTACACGAGTCCATTGCTATTACCCAGTTAGACCAGACCACCTGAGGTCCTTCCGTTCCTCCAGGCTGCAGCCTTAGTCTCAAACAGGTGAGagagctgtgattggctgaagaGACCAAGAGAGCTCGCTAATGTCTGGTTCATGTGCTACGAGTCTGAGGCCGGCTCCACACTGGATGCGTGTCGTGAGCGTGTCGGCAGCCTGGCGTGTCCGTTTTTAACTCtgctcccatgttaacaggttagagctgACACACTGCCTGCATGACAGTCTTAGTCTTATGGTGTTTTACTACCATTGGTTGATTCTGTTATATTCTGtgaactgtttttaactccttgctactgtagcactttgagatttcatttggaatgtaaagggcattataaataaaatgtattatatatatatatatatatatatataatatattattatgacGCGCACGTCTTACGCCGCGTCTCGAGCCCCAACGAAAAGGCGTGCACGCTAGAAATAGAACCAACTCCTATTATTCACGCGCCACACAAGCGTGTTGGAAGTgtttccaggcaaaatagaacaggaaaagatgtttatatgtcattttgacacaaatacatattaatagatgacatgttgatgtttgcAAGTCtctaagttgttttgttttttgtttttttttaatcggtTTTGTGTGACAGTCCAACGTCAGGTAGGCTTGCAACATAGGAGCCAACGGCCTTAATTTGAGGTTTTaatggttgtttgttttgaacttGATTAAGCAGTGATACAATAACTataaatcagttttattttatctttgaCAAAAGGATAAGGGcagtttacattttgtcaaactAGCCGTGCCTTAAATAAACACCACTGCAGCCAGTTGCATCTACAGGTGACAAAGTTTCTCAGTAAATTAATTTTCAGTAACTAGAGTCTTCCACTCTACTGTGACTTGTCCAGCTTCATATTAGTTACGTCAAACTAAACATCTTACAGTCTTCTGACATTTCTCCACATTTCCAGACAGAAATGTGCACATTTCATGCAAGCGGCTCCATTAATGCATTCCTTATTCTTTTTATGAATACTATTTAATGTTTGCCAGCTCAAGGTGTGCTGTCTAACTTCTCCGAGCAAGTGGCATATCCATCTATTAAATTACAGCATTCACTTGAAGTTTACTTATGGTCATTTGCACAAAACAGCAGGATGATATGGCTGAAATCTGTAtcttttatattacattacacacttttgattctttatttatgtgttgttttattacaaTATGCCAAATATACgtttaaacacacaaagtaaCCGCTGATGTGTGGTCCGACGGTGAGGAGGTGTGTACACGGTGAATGGATCTAGAAATGGTCGTACGTTGTGATCCTCTGCAGGTACTCCACCCAGCTGGATCCTGACCCCTGTTGGCCACACACTGTGCCTCTAATTATCGTGTacatgctgctcattaactgcAACACCTTAAAACTCAGCACCAGGTAAGAGCGCACGgtcaccagcacacacacacacacacacacacgccccgGCCGACTGATGGTCCTGTCAGAGTTGAGGGGAATTCAactttctcttcatctcttccAGTAAACTCCTGCCTCTGACATCctgcctccctctccccttGTCCATCGCCATGGTGACCTTCTCTCCGCTCCACCTCTACAGAGTCACCTACTTCCTGTTGGCGGCGCTCGTCCCTCTGGCCTCGTGCTGCGTGCTCTGACGGTATCTGTCTGCTCTCAGTCCACGTCTCTACCATAACAAGCCTTTCCCTGAGTTCCAGCGGGACTCCCTGAAGCTGCCTGAGCTGCTCCATCTGGCTGCCGTGGAGCAGAGCCATAGACATACACAGCTTGGGAACTGTCTGCTCAATGTTAGCACTAAGAGCTCCATGGCAATTACACTAGGGTTTAAGATTTAGGATGTAATGGCCTTGGAACATTTGGTGCAAATATGGCTCCATTGGACCGACCTGACACCAAGTTTGCCTTACTCTGTATATCTATAGCTCTGCCTTCAAGGAGAAACCACTCCACAACCAGTGAAGCTACTGATACTAGAGATTCTCAACAGGGTGTTACTcttacaatgtgtgtgttgtttttgttgtttctagtgtCTCCGGTGGCATTGTTCACTGCAGTCACTACTCTGTAAACTCCTTTACTGCCTGCTGCTTAGCGATGACTTCTTATTGTGTGTTGTAGTTACTGGTTGTCCGTCGTCGTAGCACTGCCGCAAAACCGCCGTCACACATATGTTAAAGACGGAAAAAATCCAAAGTAATGTTACTTTCTCTCATAATCACCTTTTTGATTCAGAATGAAGACTAAATGAAGGTTTACTCTGGAAAAGGCCGTAGGGCGTGAACAGGTTCTAACTCCTCTCCTATTCTTTTTAAGAAGAGACTTGTGATCTACTCCATGTTCTCCAAAATTCAGCGGTGTAGCCTAACAATGTTTTGAAGgtgctgcattcattttaagGTAGCACATGAATCTGTATATtcagttttggttgtttttttggtttcgTGCCGAGCGCTTGGCCTTCGGGTCACTCCCTCTATCATTCACTCACTCCCTGTGGGCAACAGTGACTGTTGCATTTGCAGCAGGCCAGGGGCTAAACTAAGATAAGAACCTAATAGTTATTATGCCAGAAATAACAGTGATTTACTTTGCTACTTGAAACAAATCCACCAAGAACTCAAAGGGAAAAAGTAACTAGGAACATCAGAAGGATCTTAGATGCAAACATGGTGCATGTGCAAAAGATTTGTCTCCACTTAAACTAATCAAAAGTAGTCCAAATCAGCACACACTGttcatgttacacacacacacagacacagggatgcacagcagcacacacacacatgcaaaagatcccaaataaaaatatgacatagtgcaaatcctccatcataatagcaatgtgccaagatACAagcgcgcctggcttttaaagggaatgggagatgacactctggtTCATTGCGTGTTGCACCCATGTGCCCggtgcacggaccctttttcCTGCTCTCAAACTAGCAGAAGGGGATTTGGACACTCACCAAACTCACTTGCAacatgcgcttcacgccgtgcgcttatattgttaaaatagggccctccatgttgtttttacagcacTGCTTCCATCAGTGCAATTCCAGTTGCTCACTTATCAGTTTGGATTGTTCCTACTTGTACGTCCTGTGTGAAACTCCAGTCAATGAAACCTAGATGTAGGGAGACATGGATGTATCATAAGACCTGGATCCAGCCTTTGAGCCTttgatcttttttaaatatacattttttggggACTTTTCCCTTTAATTATAGTGACAGTTGATAGACATGCAAGGGGGACAGAGattgggggatgacacgcagcaaagggccgcaggttggactcgaacccgggccactgcaggactcagcccaCATGGGGGCCGCTGGGCCCGTAGACTATTC is a window of Etheostoma cragini isolate CJK2018 chromosome 11, CSU_Ecrag_1.0, whole genome shotgun sequence DNA encoding:
- the pgap1 gene encoding GPI inositol-deacylase, translating into MKLAPVAFYGFALGLLAVGLRELLTGFEENRCSMTYMFEYPEYRVSSPRRVARLYPAYGLYLYGEGLYAQETRALKLTGAPVLFLPGNAGSYKQGEGMTGMEGSRDATRSIMGVLLTQQVRVQGQHWSQVGRGLCNDQADQIGVEAGQSEQRPGHHSSHGVTHEHHALRGGLQFTVDPEKKMAVLHHHFIRHPVRMLGDSPDSSVSMLDFPEAWSEVNTLRLAYSTPKEGQVRYFLFALSSRRKAYSHFYCRSNSMEMTSWVYGCMHKNGSSCVRAVDLSMGTELLPPYKVLVLSLSDLSLVTHLVVSASNLNGKQFTVECEWQRQESQTVSVSAPHVLSFGLTVSDVSVNSSGLLHTIELENFDQVYQALRINVASQCKVHQDRLPNVYRINVPWFREDSLTTASVPSVTEISGMLHTSRPDNASGVLLQLHTAPNCQYKVSIRTSLPRVLGQILRFCGPLVPVYTAVTLLLACGGQLSSILDSRRAAGMSQVVAKGLQPHKVNLLVYILHLLLRCNWFQEIWSVLYLPPMDALPPTTPDATFHEGVVPVEEWPHLLSPLLYILGAAVAFWGSALLRLVMRLISLILAPLHRPSVSRDCGTVSLRSQVLITLGLAVVGGLSCGPLSISAAFLLHLYRVLRLQMTERSLSHMLNLVPRKNKEVENGTVDAEPPTKSKECNGAPLLSECALQEVRDDLQLHLCLSALFTLPVMLIAPSLIHWIRNLRYSTQLDPDPCWPHTVPLIIVYMLLINCNTLKLSTSKLLPLTSCLPLPLSIAMVTFSPLHLYRVTYFLLAALVPLASCCVL